One window of the Archaeoglobus sulfaticallidus PM70-1 genome contains the following:
- a CDS encoding 3-isopropylmalate dehydratase small subunit, which produces MGRAWKFGDDIDTDVIIQGKYLVINDPEELAKHVFENIMPEFAKSVKAGDFVVAGENFGCGSSREHAPLALKATGVKAIIAKSFARIFFRNAINLALMVLECKDTDRIDDGDELEVDYRKGIIKNLTKGEEYSITPLPEFVEKIMEMGGLVEFSKEMYRGEA; this is translated from the coding sequence ATGGGTAGAGCATGGAAATTTGGTGATGATATCGATACAGACGTGATAATTCAGGGGAAGTACCTTGTTATTAACGATCCTGAAGAACTGGCAAAGCATGTTTTTGAGAACATAATGCCGGAGTTTGCAAAGAGCGTTAAAGCTGGAGATTTTGTTGTTGCCGGGGAGAACTTCGGTTGTGGGAGTAGCAGAGAGCATGCACCGCTCGCATTAAAGGCTACTGGCGTGAAGGCGATAATAGCCAAATCATTCGCAAGAATATTCTTCAGAAATGCCATAAATCTCGCCCTCATGGTTCTGGAGTGCAAAGACACAGACAGAATAGATGATGGGGATGAATTAGAGGTCGATTACAGAAAGGGGATCATAAAGAACCTGACAAAGGGAGAGGAATACTCAATAACACCCCTGCCTGAATTCGTTGAAAAGATAATGGAAATGGGTGGGCTTGTTGAATTCTCAAAGGAGATGTATAGAGGTGAAGCATGA
- a CDS encoding Hsp20/alpha crystallin family protein, with product MRRFMDPFEELRRMQERIGRLFEEFEPRYAAYTIPVDVIDEDDRIRVVAELPGFDKKDIEVYVEDSDLVIRAERKEEEEEVRKNYIRKERRYGETYRRIAIPMEVEVDKITAKYNNGILEVILPKSEKERKVIKID from the coding sequence ATGAGGAGGTTTATGGACCCATTTGAGGAGTTGAGGAGGATGCAGGAGAGGATTGGAAGGCTGTTCGAGGAGTTCGAGCCGAGGTACGCAGCATACACTATACCGGTGGATGTTATAGACGAGGATGACAGGATCAGAGTTGTTGCAGAACTTCCAGGATTCGACAAGAAAGACATAGAGGTCTATGTCGAGGATAGTGACTTGGTTATCAGGGCTGAGAGGAAGGAAGAGGAAGAAGAGGTCAGAAAGAACTACATAAGGAAAGAAAGGAGGTACGGAGAGACTTACAGGAGGATAGCAATACCGATGGAGGTCGAGGTTGACAAAATAACGGCCAAGTACAACAACGGAATTCTAGAGGTTATCCTGCCAAAATCAGAAAAAGAGAGGAAGGTTATAAAGATAGACTGA
- a CDS encoding glycosyltransferase, giving the protein MKIVWLKPAKGQISIGRKLIAERLRDKNIELDMVECSGFRFFKILLEILSSDYDLVIGTTHLGLVLGGLVKIIKKIPFITDFVDEYELLFTKNPGLYPIVLAIVLLEELSLKIADAVIVTPQRMFVKLSRDRVMVFKTNLCIDLDKFLYSGHLEDHARKLLERNGIKQKQPKIIYVGGFSEVYNLDILLESMKYLPDFQLIMIGGGRLENKLNDLKKELNLKNVYFLGYLPNDVVAEVMKLCDVGVTLCEVPRQLKIYEYLATGLRVVVPESVLSSKDFEFAEYCTGTKMDARDVAENIKRALSMPRKRDKMLVRLLEKYSCSRVTEKYARVVRILF; this is encoded by the coding sequence ATGAAAATTGTATGGCTAAAACCAGCCAAAGGACAGATAAGCATTGGCAGAAAATTGATTGCAGAACGGTTGAGAGATAAAAATATTGAATTAGATATGGTAGAATGTTCGGGTTTCAGATTTTTCAAAATTCTTCTTGAAATTTTAAGTTCAGATTACGATTTAGTAATTGGTACAACACATCTTGGGCTTGTACTGGGCGGCTTGGTAAAAATTATCAAGAAAATTCCCTTTATCACAGATTTCGTAGATGAATATGAACTCCTATTCACAAAAAATCCTGGACTTTACCCTATTGTGCTTGCTATTGTTTTGCTCGAAGAATTGTCTTTAAAAATTGCTGATGCAGTTATCGTTACACCACAGAGAATGTTTGTTAAGCTGTCAAGAGACAGAGTTATGGTGTTTAAAACCAACTTGTGCATCGATTTAGATAAATTCCTGTATTCTGGACATTTAGAAGATCATGCCAGAAAATTGCTTGAAAGGAATGGAATCAAACAGAAACAACCAAAGATAATCTATGTTGGAGGTTTCAGTGAAGTTTATAACCTCGATATATTGCTTGAATCCATGAAATATTTACCAGATTTTCAGCTGATCATGATCGGTGGTGGAAGACTAGAAAATAAACTAAATGATTTGAAAAAAGAACTGAATCTGAAAAATGTTTATTTCCTTGGATATCTGCCCAATGATGTTGTTGCTGAGGTGATGAAACTGTGTGATGTAGGGGTTACGCTATGTGAGGTTCCTAGGCAGTTAAAAATATATGAATATCTTGCTACAGGCTTAAGAGTTGTCGTACCGGAAAGTGTTTTAAGCAGCAAAGATTTTGAATTTGCCGAATACTGCACTGGGACAAAAATGGATGCAAGAGATGTTGCTGAGAACATAAAAAGAGCTTTGAGTATGCCAAGAAAAAGAGATAAGATGCTGGTAAGGTTGCTTGAAAAGTACAGTTGTAGTAGAGTTACAGAAAAATATGCAAGAGTAGTTAGAATTCTATTCTAG
- a CDS encoding SAM-dependent methyltransferase yields the protein MRLDDLLVKRGYFSTRQKAKIAIKNKLVFVNGALADRPSMDVELSADITVIGEEKPKGYWKLKRLNEKWNFIKRGDRVLDLGSSAGGFISYASSFADLVVGIEYSREFEEDLKRVEQKNVRIIFADVFEVDISSFDFKFDVILDDLTLKPSDSYKALKRFIPVLKDKGLALFVAKTGIDKMVPEFDLEIVKHESSETLKEEYFLLRKC from the coding sequence ATGAGGCTTGACGATTTGCTTGTAAAGAGGGGCTACTTCTCAACAAGGCAGAAAGCAAAGATCGCAATAAAGAATAAGCTTGTGTTCGTTAATGGGGCTTTAGCCGACAGGCCATCTATGGATGTTGAGCTTTCAGCAGATATAACAGTTATTGGTGAAGAGAAGCCAAAGGGATACTGGAAGCTGAAAAGACTGAACGAGAAATGGAATTTTATAAAGAGGGGAGATAGGGTTCTCGATCTCGGTTCGAGTGCTGGTGGGTTCATATCCTATGCCTCATCTTTTGCAGATCTGGTTGTGGGGATTGAATACAGCAGGGAGTTCGAAGAGGATTTGAAGAGAGTAGAACAGAAAAATGTCAGGATAATATTCGCTGATGTCTTTGAGGTCGACATCAGCAGCTTCGATTTTAAATTCGATGTTATACTCGATGATCTGACTCTGAAACCATCAGACTCATATAAAGCTCTAAAGAGGTTCATTCCGGTTTTAAAAGATAAAGGATTAGCCTTATTCGTTGCGAAAACAGGGATTGACAAGATGGTCCCGGAATTTGATCTTGAAATTGTTAAACACGAGAGTTCCGAGACGCTCAAAGAAGAGTACTTCCTTCTCCGGAAATGCTGA
- a CDS encoding isocitrate/isopropylmalate family dehydrogenase: MKKIAVIPGDGIGKEVMSACLKVLEAFDFPFEYVFAEAGDETKEKTGEALPDETLQICKESSAVLFGAAGETAADVIVRLRLELETFANLRPAKSYKGVKCLFDNVDIVVVRENTECLYKGLEFEVKKGVTEGIRIITEKASERIARYAFELARRDGRKRVTALHKANVMKKTCGLFRDVCRRVARDYDDIEFSDYYIDAGCMYLVLDPWRFDVIVTTNMFGDIVSDLIAGLVGGLGLAPSANIGEKYAIFEPVHGSAPDIAGKGIANPSAMILSSTLMLRHFGYISEAERIEKALEKTIAEGKTTPDLGGNLKTDEMVEEIIKNIEE, translated from the coding sequence ATGAAAAAAATAGCAGTGATCCCAGGAGATGGGATTGGCAAAGAGGTTATGTCTGCCTGCCTGAAGGTGCTTGAAGCATTTGACTTTCCATTTGAGTATGTTTTTGCCGAAGCTGGAGATGAGACCAAAGAGAAAACCGGAGAAGCCCTTCCTGATGAGACGCTTCAGATTTGTAAGGAGAGCTCCGCAGTTCTTTTCGGAGCTGCTGGAGAGACTGCAGCAGATGTTATTGTAAGGCTAAGACTTGAACTCGAAACTTTCGCAAATCTGAGGCCTGCCAAGTCGTACAAGGGAGTTAAGTGTCTCTTCGATAATGTTGACATAGTTGTTGTTAGAGAGAACACTGAATGCCTGTATAAAGGGCTCGAGTTTGAGGTCAAGAAAGGTGTTACCGAAGGTATAAGGATCATAACCGAGAAGGCATCGGAGAGAATAGCGAGATATGCCTTCGAGCTTGCGAGAAGAGATGGAAGAAAGAGGGTTACCGCCCTGCACAAAGCCAATGTTATGAAAAAGACCTGCGGACTTTTCAGGGATGTCTGCAGGAGGGTGGCCAGAGATTATGATGACATAGAGTTCAGCGATTACTACATAGATGCCGGCTGCATGTATCTCGTTCTCGATCCCTGGAGGTTTGATGTTATCGTAACCACCAACATGTTTGGTGACATCGTATCGGATCTAATAGCAGGGCTTGTTGGTGGTCTGGGTCTCGCTCCATCCGCAAATATTGGAGAGAAATACGCGATTTTTGAACCTGTTCACGGCTCAGCCCCTGACATAGCTGGAAAGGGTATAGCGAATCCTTCAGCGATGATCCTGTCATCAACGCTGATGCTGAGGCACTTCGGATACATAAGCGAGGCTGAGAGAATTGAGAAGGCTTTAGAAAAAACAATTGCAGAAGGGAAGACCACACCAGACCTTGGAGGGAACCTGAAGACGGACGAGATGGTCGAGGAAATAATTAAAAATATCGAAGAATGA
- a CDS encoding flippase, translating to MEFARRVARNALFNLLSLIVGSLSGLLLSITLARILGAEQFGVYSLAIAVGSMAISFATLGIDNAVMRYIAFSHGRKDLEGIRAHFYYFAKVKAVITLIVSTILITLSPKLAEIFNDERLSIPFALAGLIVLVASFSNFLNSFFRGLQKFDYSFFRQIVYETSRWVFVIPLALFFLASGAVLGSVLAYTTSLIFLFVLAIKHRELIFGNKTHISPKVNNYMGFMTIASISGIVYAYVDSIMIGYLMDTTYVGYYRAAYTIVFAIIGFASSLATVLLPTFTQISLRDIENALERLNRYSAILAFPSVVLLSHFSKELISTLYGRDFLPSASVMFYLSFALIPGTFSYLITIFNAKERADIRAYIVITSMVLNVALNYALIIKMGITGAAIATVISRFFVISATIVLLNRVLGLQPKIGSCLRPLVATVIMFIVLLVLPKPESIYTGILEILLTLMIYFLLLVGLKALTKKDLRYIKSVIG from the coding sequence GTGGAGTTTGCGAGAAGGGTTGCGAGAAATGCACTATTTAATCTCCTCTCCTTGATAGTGGGTAGCTTATCTGGTCTTTTACTCTCGATAACTCTCGCAAGAATTCTGGGGGCTGAACAGTTTGGGGTATACAGTCTTGCCATAGCAGTAGGCAGTATGGCTATATCTTTTGCAACTCTTGGAATAGATAACGCTGTTATGAGATATATCGCTTTTAGTCATGGACGAAAAGATTTAGAGGGAATTAGAGCACATTTTTATTATTTCGCCAAGGTTAAGGCAGTCATAACATTAATCGTGTCTACAATTTTAATAACTCTCTCACCAAAGCTTGCAGAAATTTTCAACGATGAAAGACTTTCGATTCCATTTGCATTAGCTGGACTGATCGTTTTAGTAGCATCTTTTTCAAATTTTCTTAACTCATTTTTCAGAGGTTTGCAGAAGTTTGATTACTCTTTTTTCAGACAAATTGTGTATGAAACATCCAGATGGGTTTTTGTTATACCTCTCGCTTTATTTTTTCTTGCCAGCGGGGCGGTCTTGGGTTCAGTTCTCGCATATACTACATCTCTGATTTTTCTTTTCGTACTCGCAATTAAACACAGGGAGCTTATTTTTGGGAATAAAACACACATTTCTCCAAAAGTTAACAATTATATGGGTTTTATGACAATTGCAAGCATTTCAGGAATAGTCTACGCTTATGTGGATAGTATAATGATCGGATATCTAATGGATACAACATATGTCGGGTATTACAGGGCAGCATATACAATTGTTTTTGCAATTATCGGCTTTGCTTCATCTCTTGCGACTGTGCTGTTACCAACATTCACACAGATCTCTCTTAGAGACATAGAAAACGCTTTAGAGAGATTGAACAGATATTCAGCCATACTGGCTTTTCCATCCGTCGTACTTCTCTCTCACTTCTCGAAAGAATTAATATCAACCCTATATGGACGGGATTTTTTGCCTTCAGCAAGTGTAATGTTTTATCTTTCATTTGCATTGATCCCCGGAACTTTTAGCTATCTCATTACTATATTCAACGCCAAAGAGAGAGCGGACATCAGAGCCTATATAGTCATCACAAGCATGGTCTTGAATGTTGCTTTAAACTATGCTCTGATAATCAAGATGGGTATAACCGGAGCTGCAATAGCCACTGTCATATCAAGATTTTTTGTAATTTCTGCAACGATTGTTCTTTTGAACAGAGTTTTAGGACTGCAACCCAAGATTGGGAGTTGCTTGAGACCTTTGGTAGCAACAGTTATCATGTTTATAGTTCTATTAGTTCTCCCCAAGCCAGAGAGCATCTATACGGGAATTTTAGAAATACTTCTAACCCTGATGATTTATTTTCTGTTGCTTGTTGGATTGAAAGCCCTGACAAAAAAGGATCTAAGATATATTAAATCAGTAATTGGATAA
- a CDS encoding alkaline phosphatase family protein, which yields MKLLVIGWDGATYNHLEKIKPEFYRKLHRQIFLPEPFWQKREVDSGAAWTTITTGKSFFEHKVLSISGKLENETLFRIFSKVDFLIPSNLFGKAVRLWLMSKLFYKHPPLSTDVKFPRIWEIIPNSLVWSVPVTHPPKPVYGVWVSGIPYPDSYGVYPKKIESMLKKMYYGEPKRGSDLRKYKKELFEQHFREVEAIKWLYDNFEFNFAFIVFVLPDRFMHVENDWDEIKKMYMAIDESTEELVRYINPDNVLILSDHGMKQERRAKWMHTHDSKQGIIASTNRELLVGNHLELFDAIYGLFRGVNSEDMSAL from the coding sequence TTGAAACTTCTCGTAATTGGTTGGGATGGCGCGACATACAACCACCTTGAAAAAATTAAACCAGAATTTTATAGAAAACTGCACAGACAAATATTTCTTCCTGAACCTTTCTGGCAAAAAAGAGAAGTAGATTCTGGAGCTGCATGGACAACGATAACGACCGGAAAATCGTTTTTTGAACATAAAGTCTTATCTATCTCTGGTAAGCTTGAAAACGAAACTCTTTTCAGGATTTTTTCTAAGGTTGATTTCCTGATTCCTTCCAACCTTTTTGGTAAAGCTGTGAGACTCTGGTTAATGAGCAAGCTTTTCTATAAGCATCCTCCTCTCTCGACAGATGTAAAGTTTCCAAGAATCTGGGAGATTATACCGAATTCACTCGTGTGGAGTGTTCCAGTTACTCATCCACCAAAGCCCGTTTATGGTGTATGGGTCTCAGGAATACCTTATCCAGATTCCTATGGAGTCTATCCAAAAAAGATAGAGAGTATGCTTAAGAAAATGTATTACGGTGAGCCAAAAAGAGGTAGCGATTTGAGGAAATATAAAAAAGAATTATTTGAGCAGCATTTTAGAGAAGTTGAGGCTATAAAATGGCTTTATGATAATTTCGAATTTAATTTTGCTTTTATAGTTTTTGTTCTACCTGACAGGTTCATGCATGTGGAGAACGACTGGGATGAAATTAAAAAAATGTATATGGCTATCGATGAGAGCACAGAAGAGTTAGTTAGATATATTAATCCTGATAATGTACTGATTCTCAGTGATCATGGTATGAAACAGGAAAGAAGAGCTAAATGGATGCACACGCACGATTCAAAGCAGGGAATCATCGCATCAACGAATCGAGAGTTACTGGTTGGGAATCATTTAGAGTTGTTTGATGCAATATATGGTTTATTTCGGGGTGTAAACTCTGAAGATATGTCTGCTTTGTAG
- a CDS encoding CaiB/BaiF CoA transferase family protein, translating to MLSNIRVLEVAYFYPGPFCTQILAEHGAEVIKIEPPTGDPMRYDRTLFSAFNRNKKSIVLNLKDEGDLKKFYELVKKSDVIVEGFRPGVAKRLGIDYDTVRKYNKGIIYCSISGFGQDSELLDIPVHDINVLSFSGICRISGIKDNVPRDPNVQISDFSSAVFAVISILMALIKRMKTGEGEYIDVSMMDSAAASIPLHSASYMNGSSDRMDFKSNPGYEIYKTRDGHISLGIMDEPHFWRNLCRVLEIEEYADISYAERLERYDEIRSRISEIIMKFKTSEISDILRRNNIPFGVVNHFTDAVELLKKRGILAKTENGIFVGFPAKYKYYTPKRDGKVPDLGGDEV from the coding sequence ATGCTCAGCAATATCAGGGTTCTTGAGGTTGCCTATTTCTACCCCGGGCCCTTCTGCACCCAGATACTTGCCGAACACGGGGCAGAGGTTATCAAGATTGAGCCACCCACGGGAGATCCAATGAGATACGACAGAACGCTATTCTCAGCTTTCAACAGAAACAAGAAGAGCATTGTTCTCAACCTGAAGGATGAAGGAGATCTGAAAAAATTTTACGAGCTTGTAAAGAAATCGGATGTAATAGTTGAGGGTTTTCGACCGGGTGTTGCGAAAAGACTTGGGATCGACTACGATACAGTCAGGAAATATAATAAGGGAATAATATACTGCTCGATTTCCGGCTTCGGGCAGGATTCAGAGCTTCTGGATATACCCGTTCACGACATAAATGTTCTCTCATTCTCCGGGATATGTAGAATAAGCGGGATCAAAGATAATGTGCCGAGAGACCCGAATGTACAGATATCGGACTTCTCTTCAGCAGTCTTCGCTGTAATATCCATTTTAATGGCGTTGATAAAGAGGATGAAAACAGGAGAGGGAGAATACATCGATGTGAGCATGATGGACTCTGCTGCTGCATCGATTCCCCTTCATTCTGCAAGCTACATGAATGGAAGCAGCGATCGCATGGATTTCAAATCGAATCCAGGATATGAGATCTACAAAACCAGAGATGGTCACATTTCCCTCGGAATAATGGATGAACCTCATTTCTGGAGGAATCTGTGCAGAGTTCTTGAGATCGAAGAATACGCAGATATCAGCTATGCTGAGAGGCTCGAGAGATATGACGAGATCAGATCGAGGATTTCTGAGATTATCATGAAATTCAAAACCAGCGAGATCTCTGATATTCTAAGAAGGAACAACATACCTTTTGGCGTAGTAAACCACTTTACAGATGCTGTTGAGCTTCTGAAGAAGAGAGGCATCCTCGCAAAAACTGAAAACGGAATATTTGTCGGATTTCCAGCAAAATACAAGTATTACACTCCTAAGAGAGACGGAAAGGTTCCGGATCTTGGAGGAGATGAGGTATAA
- a CDS encoding class I SAM-dependent methyltransferase yields MKQLKNTNDADIKNIIRNSEKRYRIQEILKYVAGKKVLDLGCVQHSSNKATRADWLHGIISRYASYCLGVDLLEKEVKKLNELGYNIICADVEKMDLPEKDFEVIVAGELIEHLANPGSFLENCRNHLKDDGLLIITTPNPFCFIHFRRSIFGKLKVNPEHVAWYDEITLTQLLKRYNFEPVEIKYLETPAWGVSKIIYKFGFKKFGSSNLFAVFRKV; encoded by the coding sequence ATGAAACAATTAAAGAATACAAATGATGCAGATATTAAAAATATAATTAGAAATTCGGAGAAAAGATATAGAATACAGGAAATATTAAAATACGTAGCGGGTAAAAAAGTTCTTGATCTTGGTTGTGTTCAACACAGCTCTAATAAAGCTACTAGGGCAGATTGGTTGCATGGCATTATATCGAGATATGCATCATACTGTCTTGGGGTAGATCTCTTAGAAAAAGAAGTGAAAAAACTCAATGAATTGGGATACAATATAATTTGTGCAGATGTTGAAAAAATGGATTTGCCTGAAAAAGACTTTGAGGTTATTGTAGCAGGTGAACTAATAGAACACCTTGCCAACCCAGGATCGTTCCTTGAAAATTGCAGAAACCACCTTAAAGATGATGGTTTGCTTATTATCACAACACCTAATCCTTTTTGTTTTATTCATTTTAGAAGAAGTATTTTTGGAAAATTAAAAGTAAATCCTGAGCACGTAGCATGGTATGATGAAATTACATTAACACAGCTTTTAAAGAGATACAATTTTGAACCAGTAGAAATAAAATACCTTGAGACACCAGCATGGGGTGTTTCGAAGATTATTTATAAATTTGGATTTAAAAAATTTGGTTCATCCAATCTTTTTGCAGTTTTTAGAAAAGTTTAA
- a CDS encoding glycosyltransferase, whose amino-acid sequence MKVSVIVATYHPNMFNHFKECIDSLQNQSYDDLEIICIVDGDENYYKMIKEEIPDIEIHLNEKNLGLLLSRNRGAKLAEGDIIAFIDDDAVADRKWIEELVKTYELDAIAAGGKLVPLWITKEPKWFPEEFYWMIGATHLGFPDKIAEVRNTFGSNISFRRDIFLELGGFNPSMGGIKGNRMLQGGETEFCERMRQRYGKGVMYNPDAIVYHKIFSRRLEKKFLLRRAFWQGYSKAVMKRMAGEIGEEMTFIKFLMKDRLVVRFVDMLKGSGEDAVKILMILIFTFFVGVGYIWGLLNSN is encoded by the coding sequence GTGAAAGTTAGCGTGATCGTGGCAACATACCACCCTAACATGTTTAATCACTTTAAAGAATGCATTGATAGCCTTCAGAATCAGAGTTACGATGACCTGGAGATTATCTGTATTGTTGATGGAGATGAGAACTACTACAAAATGATCAAGGAAGAGATTCCAGATATTGAAATACATCTGAACGAGAAAAACCTAGGGTTGCTTTTGAGCAGAAACAGAGGGGCAAAACTGGCAGAAGGAGACATTATAGCTTTCATCGATGATGATGCTGTTGCGGATAGGAAGTGGATTGAAGAACTGGTTAAGACGTATGAGCTCGATGCCATAGCTGCGGGTGGGAAGCTGGTGCCATTATGGATTACTAAAGAACCAAAGTGGTTTCCTGAGGAGTTTTACTGGATGATTGGAGCCACTCATCTGGGGTTCCCGGACAAAATAGCGGAGGTTAGAAACACCTTTGGCTCAAACATAAGCTTTCGCAGAGATATCTTTCTTGAATTAGGGGGTTTCAATCCCAGTATGGGTGGGATAAAGGGTAACAGGATGCTGCAGGGTGGTGAAACGGAGTTTTGTGAGAGGATGCGGCAGAGGTATGGTAAAGGAGTTATGTATAACCCGGATGCGATAGTTTATCACAAAATATTCTCGAGAAGATTGGAAAAGAAGTTCTTGCTCAGGAGAGCTTTTTGGCAGGGGTATTCCAAAGCGGTAATGAAGAGAATGGCGGGAGAAATTGGAGAGGAAATGACATTTATAAAATTTCTGATGAAAGATAGGTTGGTTGTGAGGTTCGTGGATATGTTAAAAGGTTCAGGTGAAGATGCAGTTAAGATTCTTATGATCCTGATATTTACTTTCTTTGTAGGGGTTGGTTATATATGGGGTCTTTTGAATTCAAATTAA
- a CDS encoding glycosyltransferase family 4 protein, with translation MNLITEEYDLYLTDEPFANGLLAFIISSIKNKPLTVTLRGWGDLTNAHNEYSNLKFFFLRLISNFVLSKADRIIVLSKATATELNKIYNLRRFYVIERPIDVKYYSGGKRSIKYSIPTILTVTNLRYKNKFRGVVEVIEVINKIKKKTGNDVVLLVAGGGKYLDELKEFAKKFDFVEVLGFRKDVPDVLASADIFVYVSYLDAFPSVILEAQAAGLPVICNNYGGLPESCGWAGIVVKDKKDLEQVLSKLLTNKKIQRKLRYKSYKKMKKYNAVAVEKYVRVWDETIKEYK, from the coding sequence GTGAACTTAATTACTGAGGAATATGATCTTTATCTAACCGATGAACCATTTGCAAATGGTTTGTTAGCATTTATTATATCCTCAATAAAAAATAAACCACTGACTGTAACATTGAGAGGATGGGGGGATTTAACAAATGCTCATAATGAATATAGCAACCTGAAATTCTTTTTCTTAAGATTGATTTCAAATTTTGTTCTCTCAAAAGCAGATCGCATAATCGTTTTGAGCAAAGCTACTGCTACGGAATTGAACAAAATATATAATCTAAGGAGGTTTTATGTCATTGAAAGGCCAATTGATGTTAAATATTATTCAGGCGGTAAAAGATCGATTAAGTACTCCATACCAACAATCTTAACTGTAACAAATCTTAGGTATAAAAATAAGTTTAGAGGTGTTGTGGAGGTTATAGAAGTAATCAACAAAATTAAGAAAAAAACTGGTAACGATGTTGTACTGCTCGTTGCAGGAGGAGGAAAATATCTTGACGAATTAAAAGAATTTGCTAAAAAATTTGATTTTGTTGAAGTACTCGGGTTTAGAAAAGATGTTCCGGATGTATTGGCGTCAGCTGATATTTTTGTATATGTTAGTTATCTTGATGCTTTTCCATCAGTTATTCTTGAAGCCCAAGCTGCGGGCCTTCCAGTGATCTGTAATAATTACGGGGGCCTTCCTGAATCATGTGGGTGGGCAGGTATTGTCGTAAAAGATAAAAAGGACTTAGAACAGGTTTTATCCAAATTACTGACCAATAAGAAAATTCAAAGGAAACTAAGATACAAAAGTTATAAAAAAATGAAAAAATACAATGCAGTAGCTGTGGAAAAGTATGTGAGGGTATGGGATGAAACAATTAAAGAATACAAATGA
- a CDS encoding XTP/dITP diphosphatase: protein MLFITSNKGKFDEAYEIGKKYGFEIEWRKEKYEEFQGDSLEEIAYKSALALVNKIKEPFFIEDSGLFINALNGFPGPYSSYVFKTIGNDGILRLMEGVENRKAKFIAVIAYFDGSRVRIFNGEVEGEISREKRGDKGFGYDPVFLYGDKTFAELGEEKNEVSHRRRALERFFESIMADG, encoded by the coding sequence ATGCTTTTCATAACATCCAATAAGGGTAAATTCGATGAGGCTTACGAGATAGGAAAAAAGTATGGCTTTGAGATAGAGTGGAGAAAGGAGAAGTACGAGGAATTTCAGGGAGATTCGCTCGAAGAGATCGCTTATAAGTCCGCTTTAGCCTTGGTAAATAAAATAAAGGAGCCTTTCTTCATAGAGGACAGCGGTCTCTTCATCAATGCTCTTAATGGATTTCCCGGGCCCTATTCATCTTATGTCTTCAAGACTATAGGAAACGATGGGATACTCAGGCTGATGGAAGGAGTTGAGAATAGAAAGGCCAAATTTATAGCAGTAATAGCGTACTTTGATGGCAGCAGGGTGAGGATATTCAACGGAGAGGTTGAAGGAGAAATCTCAAGAGAGAAAAGAGGAGACAAAGGATTCGGATACGATCCAGTTTTCCTGTATGGGGATAAAACCTTCGCAGAGTTGGGTGAGGAAAAGAACGAGGTTTCGCATAGAAGAAGAGCTCTGGAAAGATTTTTTGAGTCGATAATGGCTGATGGCTGA